A genomic region of Brevibacillus sp. JNUCC-41 contains the following coding sequences:
- the rimP gene encoding ribosome maturation factor RimP, protein MSKKVTEVVEELALPILEELQLELVEVEYVKEGKSWFLRVYIDKETGVDIDDCGNVSEKLSEKLDEVDPIPQNYFLEVSSPGAERPLKKEKDFLNAIGKNVYIKTYEPILDEKEFEGILTSFDGEEVTIEVRIKTRKKTIVIPFEKVAKARLAITFS, encoded by the coding sequence ATGAGTAAAAAGGTAACGGAAGTCGTAGAGGAATTAGCACTACCAATTCTTGAAGAATTGCAGCTTGAATTAGTCGAAGTGGAGTATGTGAAGGAAGGTAAAAGCTGGTTCCTTCGAGTGTACATTGATAAAGAAACAGGCGTAGATATTGATGATTGCGGAAATGTGAGTGAAAAACTCAGTGAAAAGCTTGATGAGGTTGATCCGATTCCACAAAATTATTTTCTCGAAGTTTCATCACCCGGAGCTGAAAGGCCTCTGAAAAAAGAGAAGGATTTCCTTAATGCTATCGGTAAAAATGTTTACATAAAAACATATGAGCCCATTTTAGATGAAAAAGAATTCGAAGGAATCTTAACCAGTTTCGATGGTGAAGAAGTGACAATCGAAGTCAGAATCAAAACAAGAAAGAAAACAATCGTCATACCATTCGAAAAGGTAGCCAAAGCGAGATTGGCGATTACCTTCTCTTAA
- the nusA gene encoding transcription termination factor NusA produces MGNELLDALYILENEKGISREVLIDAIESALISAYRRNFNQAQNVRIDLNLGKGTMRVFARKDVVDEVFDSRLEISVEEARAIDPNYQLEDIVEMEVTPKDFGRIAAQTAKQVVTQRVREAERGIIYAEFIDREEDIMTGIVQRQDSRFIYVSLGKIEALLPVNEQMPNEQYKPHDRIKVFITKVEKTSKGPQIFVSRSHPGLLKRLFEIEVPEIFDGTVEIKSVAREAGDRSKISVHSDNEEVDPVGSCVGQKGQRVQAIVNELKGEKIDIVKWSENPVIFVANALSPSKVLEVIVKEEEKATTVIVPDYQLSLAIGKRGQNARLAAKLTGWKIDIKSETEAREAGIYPVEEQEFLLSRDSYVTEEETDFEEDNE; encoded by the coding sequence ATGGGCAATGAGTTATTGGATGCTCTCTATATTTTAGAAAACGAAAAAGGAATTTCCAGGGAGGTTTTGATCGACGCGATTGAATCTGCCCTTATATCGGCATATCGCCGTAACTTTAACCAAGCGCAAAATGTACGTATCGACTTGAATCTTGGTAAAGGAACTATGCGTGTATTTGCCAGAAAAGACGTTGTTGACGAAGTGTTTGATTCGCGTCTGGAAATTTCTGTTGAAGAAGCAAGAGCAATTGATCCCAACTATCAGTTAGAGGATATTGTCGAAATGGAAGTAACACCAAAGGATTTCGGCCGTATTGCAGCACAAACAGCAAAGCAAGTCGTCACTCAAAGAGTGCGTGAAGCTGAACGGGGCATCATTTATGCCGAATTCATCGATCGTGAAGAGGATATCATGACTGGTATCGTTCAACGCCAGGATTCCCGATTCATTTATGTGAGCCTAGGTAAAATCGAAGCTTTGCTCCCAGTGAATGAACAAATGCCGAATGAACAGTATAAACCTCATGATCGCATTAAAGTTTTCATCACTAAAGTTGAAAAGACTTCAAAGGGCCCGCAAATTTTTGTATCCCGTTCACACCCTGGTCTTTTAAAACGTTTATTCGAAATAGAAGTGCCTGAAATTTTTGATGGAACAGTGGAAATTAAGTCAGTTGCCCGCGAAGCAGGCGACCGTTCAAAAATCTCCGTGCACTCCGATAACGAAGAAGTCGATCCTGTCGGTTCTTGTGTAGGCCAAAAGGGACAGCGTGTTCAGGCGATCGTCAATGAATTGAAAGGTGAAAAGATCGATATCGTTAAATGGTCGGAGAATCCGGTCATTTTCGTTGCGAATGCATTAAGCCCTTCAAAAGTACTTGAAGTTATCGTTAAAGAAGAGGAAAAGGCGACTACTGTAATCGTTCCGGATTATCAACTTTCCCTGGCAATTGGTAAGCGTGGACAAAATGCCCGTTTAGCTGCCAAGCTTACAGGCTGGAAAATTGATATCAAGAGTGAAACGGAAGCCCGCGAAGCTGGTATTTATCCTGTGGAAGAACAGGAATTCCTTTTGAGCAGAGATAGTTATGTTACTGAAGAGGAAACAGATTTCGAAGAGGATAACGAGTAA
- the rnpM gene encoding RNase P modulator RnpM — protein MNSRKKIPMRKCVATGEMKPKKELIRIVRSKEGEVSLDPTGKKSGRGAYLTLDRDVIELAKKKNVLANHLSTQIDSSLYEQLLELVNKEKN, from the coding sequence ATGAATAGCCGAAAAAAAATCCCGATGCGTAAATGTGTGGCAACAGGTGAAATGAAGCCGAAGAAAGAACTCATTCGCATCGTTCGATCTAAAGAAGGGGAAGTCAGCCTTGATCCGACCGGAAAAAAATCGGGAAGGGGAGCTTATTTGACTCTTGATCGGGATGTTATCGAGCTGGCCAAAAAGAAAAATGTGCTGGCTAATCACCTTAGTACCCAAATCGATTCTTCCCTTTATGAACAATTGCTTGAATTAGTGAATAAGGAGAAAAACTAA
- a CDS encoding YlxQ family RNA-binding protein — MTQQQQWMSLLGLANRARKLISGEELVVKEIRSGNAKVVILSADASKNTEKKISDKCAFYQVPLKRVESRSMLGHAIGKDARVAVAVLDEGFAQKLRTLLD, encoded by the coding sequence ATGACCCAACAACAACAATGGATGTCTCTATTAGGTTTGGCCAATCGAGCACGCAAGCTAATTTCGGGTGAAGAATTAGTGGTTAAAGAGATTAGAAGCGGTAATGCCAAAGTTGTTATTTTATCCGCGGACGCTTCAAAAAACACTGAAAAAAAAATATCTGATAAGTGCGCATTTTATCAGGTTCCTTTAAAAAGAGTCGAAAGCAGGTCAATGCTCGGCCATGCGATAGGCAAGGATGCTAGAGTTGCCGTCGCAGTTCTGGATGAAGGTTTTGCACAAAAACTCCGAACGCTGCTCGATTAA
- the infB gene encoding translation initiation factor IF-2: protein MTKLRVYEYAKQKNVSSKDVINKLKEMNIEVTNHMTALDDSTVNKLNDSIKPKNEDKSQAAEPKANATVAKYEAEADEKSTVNKEKLKKKPPVKPVGTKKPTGQFNKGRNNKNKNNKQRQQAPAAPVTKRKERELPEKITFYESLTVMELGKKLHREPSEIIKKLFMLGVMATINQTLDKDAIELICAEYGVLAEEEIRVDLTDLESLVTEDASEDLIERPAVVTIMGHVDHGKTTLLDSIRHTKVTEGEAGGITQHIGAYQVKVNDKKITFLDTPGHAAFTTMRARGAQVTDITILVVAADDGVMPQTIEAINHAKAAEVPIIVAVNKMDKEAANPDRVMQELTEHGLVSEAWGGDTIFVPISAKNGEGIDSLLEMILLVSEVEEYKANPSRKANGTVIEARLDKGRGSVATLLVQNGTLKIGDPIVIGNTFGRVRAMVNDLGRRVKDAGPSTPVEITGLNEVPQAGDRFIVFEDEKTARQVGEVRAQRQLASQRNEKSRVTLDTLFEQMKEGEIKELNIILKADVQGSAEAVAASLNKIEVEGAKVKIIHIGVGAITESDIILATASNAIVIGFNVRPDVNAKRAAESENVDVRLHRIIYKAIEEIESAMKGMLDPEFEEKIIGQAEVRTTFKVSKVGTIAGSYVTEGKITRDSGIRLIREGVVIYEGEIDALKRFKDDVKEVATNYECGITIKNYNDLKEGDVIEAYVMEEIERK, encoded by the coding sequence ATGACAAAATTGCGTGTATATGAATATGCAAAACAAAAGAACGTTTCAAGCAAGGATGTAATAAATAAACTTAAAGAAATGAATATAGAGGTAACAAACCATATGACAGCATTAGACGATTCAACTGTAAATAAATTAAACGATTCAATCAAACCTAAAAACGAAGATAAAAGCCAAGCTGCTGAACCAAAAGCTAACGCTACAGTCGCGAAGTACGAAGCTGAAGCGGATGAAAAGAGCACAGTCAATAAAGAAAAGCTGAAGAAGAAACCACCAGTTAAACCTGTAGGTACGAAAAAACCAACAGGTCAGTTCAACAAGGGCCGCAATAACAAGAATAAAAATAATAAACAAAGACAACAAGCGCCGGCGGCACCTGTTACAAAACGTAAAGAAAGAGAACTTCCAGAGAAAATTACGTTTTATGAGTCTTTGACAGTTATGGAACTTGGAAAAAAACTTCACCGTGAACCTTCTGAAATCATTAAAAAGCTCTTTATGCTTGGTGTTATGGCAACAATCAACCAAACTTTGGATAAAGATGCAATTGAATTGATTTGTGCGGAATACGGTGTATTGGCTGAAGAAGAGATTCGTGTCGACCTAACAGACCTTGAATCACTTGTCACTGAGGACGCTTCTGAAGATTTGATTGAACGTCCGGCTGTCGTGACGATCATGGGACACGTTGACCATGGTAAAACGACATTGCTTGATTCTATACGCCATACAAAAGTTACTGAAGGCGAAGCGGGCGGGATCACTCAGCATATCGGTGCATATCAAGTTAAAGTAAACGATAAGAAAATAACTTTCTTGGATACACCAGGTCATGCCGCGTTTACAACGATGCGTGCCCGCGGTGCACAAGTTACGGATATCACAATCTTGGTCGTAGCAGCGGATGATGGTGTAATGCCTCAAACGATTGAAGCGATTAACCATGCTAAAGCAGCGGAAGTTCCAATTATCGTCGCTGTTAATAAGATGGATAAAGAAGCAGCTAATCCAGACCGCGTCATGCAAGAATTGACAGAGCATGGTTTAGTTTCTGAAGCATGGGGCGGGGATACAATTTTCGTACCAATTTCAGCTAAAAACGGTGAGGGTATCGATAGCTTGCTTGAAATGATTCTGCTTGTTAGTGAAGTGGAGGAGTATAAAGCGAATCCGTCCCGTAAAGCAAATGGAACGGTTATCGAAGCACGTTTGGACAAAGGCCGCGGTTCCGTTGCGACATTGCTTGTTCAAAACGGAACGTTGAAAATCGGTGATCCGATTGTTATCGGTAATACATTCGGACGTGTCCGTGCTATGGTCAACGATCTTGGACGCCGTGTTAAGGATGCAGGTCCTTCAACACCGGTTGAAATCACTGGATTGAACGAAGTGCCACAGGCCGGCGATCGTTTCATCGTCTTTGAAGATGAGAAAACGGCCCGTCAAGTTGGGGAAGTGCGTGCACAGAGACAACTTGCTTCACAACGTAATGAGAAATCCCGTGTAACCCTGGATACATTATTCGAGCAAATGAAAGAAGGGGAAATCAAAGAATTGAACATCATTCTAAAAGCTGATGTTCAAGGTTCTGCGGAAGCAGTGGCCGCTTCCCTGAATAAAATAGAAGTGGAAGGCGCTAAAGTTAAAATCATACACATTGGCGTCGGTGCTATTACAGAGTCTGACATCATCCTTGCTACAGCTTCAAATGCAATCGTCATCGGATTCAACGTCCGTCCTGATGTGAATGCGAAGCGTGCAGCTGAATCAGAAAATGTTGATGTCCGTCTTCACCGCATCATCTATAAAGCAATTGAAGAGATCGAGTCGGCTATGAAAGGGATGCTTGACCCTGAATTCGAAGAAAAAATTATCGGTCAGGCTGAAGTTCGTACGACTTTCAAAGTATCCAAAGTGGGTACGATTGCCGGTTCTTACGTTACAGAAGGAAAAATTACACGTGATAGCGGAATTCGCTTAATTCGTGAAGGTGTCGTCATTTACGAAGGTGAAATTGATGCATTGAAACGTTTTAAAGATGATGTAAAAGAAGTGGCAACGAACTATGAGTGCGGTATTACGATTAAAAATTACAACGACCTTAAAGAAGGCGATGTAATTGAAGCGTATGTAATGGAAGAGATCGAACGTAAATGA
- a CDS encoding DUF503 domain-containing protein, with translation MIVGSVQCECIIHDTHSLKEKRAVLQRVLTRLKQKFNISVAETDFQDLWQRTKITIVTVTSSRKATERELQNALKFLDSFPELERTITDIDWL, from the coding sequence ATGATCGTTGGCTCTGTCCAATGTGAATGCATCATCCATGACACCCATTCTTTGAAAGAAAAGAGGGCAGTGCTTCAGCGTGTATTGACACGGCTTAAGCAGAAGTTCAATATTTCTGTAGCAGAGACCGATTTTCAGGATTTATGGCAGCGGACAAAGATTACTATCGTAACCGTAACATCCTCAAGGAAGGCTACTGAACGGGAACTTCAAAATGCCCTTAAATTTCTAGATTCTTTTCCGGAACTAGAGCGAACAATAACAGATATAGACTGGCTTTAG
- the rbfA gene encoding 30S ribosome-binding factor RbfA — MSLRSNRVGEQMKKELSEIIGRKIKDPRIGFVTVTDVAVTGDLQQATVYISVLGDQEQREKTLQGLAKAKGFMRSEIGQRIRLRKTPELFFEFDESVDYGNRIESLISQINSEDKPAEKDEE, encoded by the coding sequence ATGAGCCTTCGTTCAAATCGTGTTGGCGAACAAATGAAAAAAGAGCTGAGTGAAATTATCGGCCGAAAAATTAAAGATCCAAGAATCGGATTTGTAACAGTGACGGATGTCGCGGTTACAGGCGATTTACAACAGGCAACAGTTTATATTTCCGTTTTGGGTGACCAGGAACAAAGGGAGAAAACCCTGCAAGGTCTTGCTAAGGCGAAAGGATTCATGCGTTCAGAAATTGGGCAGAGAATCCGCCTGCGCAAAACCCCTGAGCTGTTTTTTGAATTTGATGAATCGGTCGATTATGGTAATCGCATCGAGTCGTTGATTTCCCAAATCAATTCAGAGGATAAACCGGCTGAAAAAGACGAGGAATAA
- the truB gene encoding tRNA pseudouridine(55) synthase TruB: MNGILPLWKPKGLTSHDCVFKLRKILKTKKVGHTGTLDPDVTGVLPICIGRATKIAEYLTEAGKAYEGEVTLGFSTTTEDASGEKVEEKKIDQVIQRKRILEVLESLTGTIEQTPPMFSAVKVNGKKLYEYARAGIEVERPTREVTIHEITLLDDRSEFKGETISFRFRVKCSKGTYIRTLAVMMGEELGFPAHMSDLTRIESAGFKQEDCFTFAEVEEFMESGQTDEFLLPLERGLFHLPKFQISDKVAKKVLNGAVLEQTKDVVVEKGKPFVMVDPADKAIAIYQIHPTKVGLIKPVKVLVQEL; the protein is encoded by the coding sequence GTGAACGGTATTCTTCCATTATGGAAACCCAAGGGATTGACATCCCATGATTGTGTTTTTAAATTAAGAAAGATTTTAAAGACAAAAAAGGTTGGGCACACAGGTACTTTAGATCCTGATGTAACAGGGGTTTTGCCTATTTGTATTGGCAGGGCAACTAAAATAGCCGAATATTTGACAGAAGCCGGTAAAGCGTATGAAGGTGAAGTGACCCTTGGTTTTTCAACGACAACTGAAGACGCAAGCGGTGAAAAAGTGGAAGAGAAAAAGATTGATCAAGTGATTCAGCGTAAACGGATTCTTGAAGTGCTGGAATCATTGACTGGAACAATTGAACAGACGCCGCCAATGTTTTCGGCGGTAAAAGTAAACGGGAAAAAGTTATATGAATATGCCCGTGCAGGGATAGAAGTGGAGAGGCCGACAAGGGAGGTCACCATCCATGAAATTACCCTTCTTGATGATCGTTCTGAATTTAAAGGGGAAACCATTTCTTTTCGTTTTCGCGTCAAATGCAGCAAAGGAACGTATATTCGGACGCTTGCAGTCATGATGGGTGAAGAACTGGGTTTTCCTGCCCATATGTCAGACTTGACGCGTATTGAATCAGCAGGTTTTAAGCAGGAGGACTGTTTTACATTTGCTGAAGTGGAAGAGTTCATGGAAAGTGGACAAACGGATGAATTTCTGTTGCCTTTGGAGCGGGGATTATTTCATTTGCCCAAATTTCAGATTAGTGATAAAGTAGCAAAGAAAGTACTTAACGGTGCGGTATTGGAACAAACAAAGGATGTTGTTGTTGAAAAAGGAAAGCCTTTTGTGATGGTCGATCCAGCAGATAAGGCCATTGCCATTTATCAAATACATCCGACAAAAGTGGGATTAATTAAACCTGTAAAAGTATTGGTACAAGAATTATAG
- the ribF gene encoding bifunctional riboflavin kinase/FAD synthetase, with translation MKVIAIEHPHQFNSDDFPELVMALGFFDGIHKGHQIVIQTAKKKADEMNLKSAVMTFDPHPSAVLGRKTENIRYITPLEDKVDIIESMEIDYLFIVHFSKEFASVLPERFVDEYIAGLNVRHVVAGFDYSYGRYGQGSMEDLPVYAQGRFSQTVVEKQTLEDEKVSSTRIRETLGNGNFSDFYHLAGRRYLTKGHVVHGEKRGRKLGFPTANIEVSDDYIFPAAGVYAVRIKISGKWYNGVCNVGYKPTFHEEKPKYPTVEVHALEFSGDIYGNQVSVEWHTRLRSEQKFSGLEALVAQIETDKQNAIAYFASLEA, from the coding sequence GTGAAAGTGATCGCAATAGAGCATCCTCATCAATTTAATTCGGATGATTTTCCCGAGCTTGTAATGGCGCTTGGATTTTTTGATGGGATACATAAAGGTCATCAGATTGTTATTCAAACCGCCAAGAAAAAAGCCGATGAAATGAATCTTAAATCAGCAGTCATGACATTTGACCCGCATCCTTCTGCAGTACTGGGTAGGAAAACGGAAAATATCCGCTATATCACTCCACTTGAAGATAAGGTGGATATCATAGAGTCGATGGAGATCGATTATTTATTCATTGTCCATTTCAGCAAGGAATTTGCTTCGGTACTGCCGGAGCGGTTCGTTGACGAATACATTGCCGGGCTGAATGTCCGTCACGTAGTTGCAGGCTTTGATTATTCATACGGCCGCTATGGTCAAGGGTCGATGGAGGATTTGCCTGTTTACGCACAGGGAAGGTTTTCGCAGACAGTCGTTGAAAAACAGACACTTGAAGATGAAAAGGTTAGCTCGACGAGAATCAGGGAAACTCTCGGAAATGGCAACTTTTCCGACTTTTATCATTTGGCTGGCCGCCGCTATTTAACGAAAGGTCATGTCGTTCACGGTGAAAAGCGGGGAAGGAAGCTGGGTTTCCCCACCGCTAATATTGAAGTAAGTGACGATTATATCTTCCCTGCTGCAGGCGTATATGCCGTCAGGATCAAAATAAGCGGTAAATGGTATAATGGAGTTTGCAATGTTGGCTACAAGCCTACGTTCCACGAAGAAAAACCTAAGTATCCCACTGTAGAGGTTCATGCATTGGAGTTCTCGGGAGATATTTATGGCAACCAGGTATCGGTGGAATGGCATACAAGACTTCGGAGTGAACAGAAATTTTCCGGACTTGAAGCATTGGTCGCTCAGATTGAAACGGATAAGCAAAATGCAATAGCCTATTTTGCAAGTCTTGAAGCATAA
- the rpsO gene encoding 30S ribosomal protein S15, with protein MAITQVRKNELIAEFRTHDTDTGSPEVQIAVLTEEINNLNGHLRTHKKDHHSRRGLLKMVGKRRNLLTYLRNKDVTRYRTLINKLGLRR; from the coding sequence ATGGCAATTACACAAGTACGCAAAAACGAACTTATCGCTGAGTTCAGAACTCACGATACTGACACTGGATCTCCAGAAGTTCAAATCGCAGTATTAACAGAAGAAATCAACAACTTGAACGGTCACTTACGCACACACAAAAAAGACCACCATTCACGTCGCGGTCTTCTAAAAATGGTAGGTAAACGTCGTAACCTTTTAACTTACCTACGTAACAAAGACGTTACTCGTTACCGTACACTAATTAACAAATTAGGTCTACGTAGATAA
- the pnp gene encoding polyribonucleotide nucleotidyltransferase — protein MGQEKHTYSFDWAGRNVTVEIGQLAKQANGAVLVRYGETAVLSTATASKEPRNVDFFPLTVNYEERLYAVGKIPGGFIKREGRPSERAILASRLIDRPIRPLFADGFRNDVQIISMVMSVDQDCSTEMAAMLGSSLALSVSDIPFEGPIAGVVVGRINNEFIINPTVDQLAKSDINLTVAGTKDAINMVEAGANEVPEETMLEAIMFGHDEIKKIIAFQEKIVAEIGKEKMQVTLYQVDAELEAEVKGLCEADLNKAVQVQEKHAREDAIKAVKDRVLVNYEEETDEEKLKQIKEILNKLVKSEVRRLITEEKVRPDGRNPDEIRPLSSEVTILPRTHGSGLFTRGQTQALSICTLGALGDVQILDGLGTEESKRFMHHYNFPHFSVGETGPIRGAGRREIGHGALGERALEPVIPNDKDFPYTIRLVSEVLESNGSTSQASICASTLAMMDAGVPLKAPVAGIAMGLVKTGEHYTILTDIQGMEDHLGDMDFKVAGTSKGVTALQMDIKIEGLSREILEEALLQAKHGRMHILESMMSTINQPREQLSKYAPKIVTMSINPDKIRDVIGPSGKHINKIIEETGVKIDIEQDGTVFISSTDEPMIQKAKKIIEDIVREVVVGELYLGKVKRIEKFGAFVEIFNGKDGLVHISELAEERVGKVEDVVSLGDELLVKVTEIDKQGRVNLSRKAVLKEQKEAANPSQS, from the coding sequence ATGGGACAGGAAAAACATACGTATTCATTTGACTGGGCCGGCCGTAATGTAACGGTAGAGATAGGGCAATTAGCCAAACAAGCGAACGGGGCAGTTTTAGTCCGTTATGGAGAAACTGCTGTATTAAGTACTGCAACAGCTTCAAAGGAACCTAGAAATGTCGACTTCTTTCCTTTGACAGTGAACTATGAAGAAAGACTTTATGCAGTCGGTAAAATTCCGGGAGGCTTCATAAAACGTGAAGGACGACCAAGTGAAAGGGCAATTCTTGCAAGCCGCTTAATCGATCGTCCAATCCGTCCGCTTTTCGCAGATGGCTTCAGGAACGATGTTCAGATCATCAGCATGGTCATGAGTGTCGATCAAGATTGCTCTACGGAAATGGCAGCCATGCTAGGTTCTTCCCTTGCACTTTCAGTTTCCGATATTCCGTTCGAAGGTCCAATTGCTGGAGTTGTAGTAGGGAGAATCAACAATGAATTCATTATTAACCCTACTGTTGACCAACTAGCCAAAAGTGACATCAATCTGACGGTTGCCGGCACTAAAGATGCTATCAACATGGTTGAAGCCGGAGCAAATGAAGTACCAGAGGAAACCATGCTTGAAGCAATCATGTTTGGACATGATGAAATCAAGAAGATCATTGCATTCCAAGAGAAAATCGTTGCTGAAATCGGCAAGGAGAAAATGCAGGTCACTTTATATCAAGTGGATGCTGAACTGGAAGCAGAAGTGAAAGGCCTATGTGAAGCAGACTTGAACAAAGCCGTACAAGTTCAGGAAAAACATGCTCGTGAAGACGCCATCAAAGCAGTAAAAGATCGTGTGTTGGTTAATTATGAAGAAGAGACTGATGAAGAAAAATTAAAGCAAATCAAAGAAATCCTGAATAAATTGGTGAAATCCGAAGTCCGCCGTTTAATTACGGAAGAAAAAGTACGTCCGGATGGCCGTAATCCTGACGAAATCAGACCATTATCATCAGAGGTTACTATTCTGCCTCGTACTCATGGTTCCGGATTGTTCACGCGCGGACAAACCCAAGCGCTATCCATCTGTACATTAGGTGCTCTTGGTGATGTGCAAATTCTGGACGGACTTGGTACCGAAGAGTCAAAACGTTTTATGCACCACTATAATTTCCCGCATTTCAGTGTTGGTGAAACTGGCCCTATCCGTGGGGCAGGACGCCGTGAAATCGGTCATGGTGCACTTGGTGAAAGAGCATTGGAGCCTGTGATTCCAAACGATAAAGACTTCCCATATACAATCAGACTTGTTTCTGAAGTCCTTGAATCAAACGGTTCAACATCACAAGCAAGTATCTGTGCAAGCACTTTGGCAATGATGGATGCCGGTGTTCCATTGAAAGCTCCAGTTGCCGGTATTGCTATGGGTCTTGTCAAAACAGGTGAGCACTATACAATCTTAACGGATATTCAAGGTATGGAAGATCATCTGGGGGACATGGACTTTAAAGTCGCAGGGACTTCAAAAGGTGTTACTGCCCTGCAAATGGATATTAAGATCGAGGGTCTTTCGAGAGAGATTCTTGAAGAAGCTTTACTACAAGCCAAACATGGCCGGATGCATATTTTAGAATCAATGATGTCAACAATCAATCAACCGCGTGAGCAGTTGTCCAAATATGCTCCAAAAATCGTTACTATGTCCATAAATCCGGATAAAATCCGTGATGTAATTGGACCGAGCGGAAAACATATCAACAAAATCATTGAAGAAACTGGCGTGAAAATTGACATCGAACAGGATGGAACGGTATTCATATCTTCTACTGATGAACCAATGATTCAAAAGGCGAAGAAAATCATTGAGGATATCGTACGTGAAGTCGTCGTGGGTGAACTATACTTAGGTAAAGTTAAACGTATCGAAAAGTTCGGTGCCTTCGTTGAGATCTTCAATGGTAAAGACGGTTTGGTACATATTTCTGAACTGGCTGAAGAAAGAGTCGGAAAAGTGGAAGATGTCGTTTCACTTGGCGATGAATTATTGGTCAAAGTTACTGAGATCGATAAGCAAGGAAGGGTAAACCTTTCCCGTAAAGCGGTCTTGAAAGAGCAAAAAGAGGCAGCCAATCCTTCTCAATCGTAA
- a CDS encoding polysaccharide deacetylase family protein: MNNKWKQIVAISAIAGISWLLVQNPYTQVYLTQLTNDSVASMKQEDELLLQIKESTKKYEIAPQDARIDSVWKTVPAYNGLKVNIDESYKAMKKEGVFDKDKLVFEQVPAKIHMEDLDPAPIYRAHPEKPVVSFLINVAWGNEYLQDMLAVLKKNNVKATFFLEGNWTKKNPDLAKMIMGGGHEIGNHSYSHPDMKNISAQATREEIRKTNEVIEAVTGLKMKWFAPPSGSYRDETVKIADSFGMETAMWSVDTIDWQKPSPEVLQQRVLSKIHPGAFILMHPTESTAKSLETLIIEIKKKDLDVVTLSEAVDEERSNP; encoded by the coding sequence ATGAATAATAAATGGAAGCAGATAGTTGCGATAAGTGCCATTGCAGGTATATCATGGTTATTAGTGCAAAATCCATATACACAAGTTTATTTGACCCAATTAACCAATGATTCAGTTGCTTCAATGAAGCAAGAAGACGAGCTTCTTTTACAAATAAAAGAATCAACAAAAAAATATGAGATTGCACCACAGGATGCACGAATAGATTCTGTTTGGAAAACCGTGCCTGCATATAACGGCCTGAAGGTAAATATTGATGAATCGTATAAAGCCATGAAGAAGGAGGGCGTGTTCGATAAGGATAAGCTGGTATTTGAGCAGGTCCCTGCAAAGATTCATATGGAGGATCTGGATCCGGCTCCGATTTACCGGGCCCACCCCGAAAAGCCAGTGGTTTCATTTTTAATCAATGTGGCCTGGGGGAATGAATACTTACAAGATATGTTGGCCGTGTTAAAAAAGAATAATGTCAAGGCAACTTTTTTCCTTGAAGGGAATTGGACCAAGAAAAATCCTGATTTGGCCAAGATGATTATGGGCGGCGGGCATGAAATTGGAAATCATTCTTATTCACATCCCGATATGAAAAACATATCCGCACAAGCTACACGTGAGGAAATTCGAAAAACGAATGAAGTCATTGAAGCGGTGACAGGTTTGAAAATGAAATGGTTCGCACCACCTAGTGGAAGCTACCGGGATGAAACGGTGAAAATCGCCGATTCTTTCGGTATGGAGACCGCCATGTGGAGTGTGGATACGATCGACTGGCAAAAGCCAAGCCCTGAAGTCCTTCAACAAAGAGTGCTTTCTAAGATACACCCTGGAGCATTTATATTGATGCATCCGACGGAATCTACTGCAAAATCATTGGAGACGTTAATAATTGAAATAAAAAAGAAAGATTTAGATGTTGTTACACTTTCGGAAGCAGTAGATGAAGAGCGATCGAATCCATAA